In Lycium ferocissimum isolate CSIRO_LF1 chromosome 11, AGI_CSIRO_Lferr_CH_V1, whole genome shotgun sequence, a single genomic region encodes these proteins:
- the LOC132038199 gene encoding S-type anion channel SLAH1-like: MGEEAFESTIKVTISDEKIHSKDVAKKSISSTSLLTKLHAGYFRITLSLGGQALLWKILTEHLVKSQTFKHKYHSLPSTTFLLLWWISLCTLMILSFLYILRCIFHFQLVKSEFLHPVGVNYLFAPWISWLLLLQSVPFTIPNLDSCQVLWWIFVVPVVILDVKIYGQWFTTERKFLSMVANPTSQLSVLGNLVGAWIASQMEWKESAICIFTLGLAHYLVVFITLYQRLSGSNHLPAMLRPSFFLFVAAPSMARW; the protein is encoded by the exons ATGGGGGAAGAAGCTTTTGAGTCGACAATCAAGGTCACAATAAGTGATGAGAAAATTCACTCTAAAGATGTTGCCAAGAAATCAATATCTTCTACTTCCCTATTGACTAAACTTCATGCAGGCTATTTCAGAATTACCCTCTCTCTAGGTGGTCAAGCTTTGTTATGGAAAATTCTAACTGAACATTTGGTCAAATCACAAACATTTAAACACAAATATCACTCACTCCCTTCAACTACTTTCCTTCTACTATGGTGGATTTCACTTTGTACCCTTATGATCCTCTCTTTTCTCTACATTTTAAGGTGCATTTTTCACTTCCAATTAGTGAAATCAGAGTTCTTGCACCCTGTTGGTGTCAATTATCTCTTTGCACCATGGATTTCTTGGCTTCTATTACTCCAATCAGTGCCATTCACAATCccaaatcttgattcttgccaaGTCTTATGGTGGATTTTCGTTGTCCCCgttgtgattcttgatgtgAAAATTTATGGACAATGGTTCACTACTGAGAGGAAGTTCTTGTCAATGGTTGCAAATCCAACAAGTCAACTTTctgttttgggaaatttggtTGGTGCTTGGATAGCTAGCCAAATGGAGTGGAAGGAAAGTGCAATTTGCATATTTACACTTGGATTAGCACACTATTTAGTTGTGTTTATCACGCTTTATCAACGATTATCGGGTAGTAATCACCTTCCTGCCATGCTTAGgccttcatttttcttgtttGTGGCTGCACCTAGCATGGCTA GATGGTAA